The genomic segment AAAACCCATAAATCCCAGGGATAAAATACCGGCCACAATCAGGGTAATGGCAGCTCCCTGAAATGGTTTGGGCACATCGCAGAGATCCAGTTCTTCACGGATACCGGCCATAATTACTATGGCAATGGTAAAACCCACACCCCCGCCCACTGCCAGGGTAAGAGCGCGTCCCAGATCCCAGGCATCGGCCGGATTGTCAACACCTACAATTTTGCTCATGATTACCAGACATGCAAAAAGGATGGCACAATTGGTTGTTATGAGCGGCAGAAATACACCAAGGGCTTTGTAAAGGGGCGGAAAAAACTTGCGCACATACATCTCTACAAACTGTACTGATGAGGATATGGCAAATATATAGACAATATAGCTTAAAATAGTCAGGTCAATATTTGCAGCAGCTTCAGCAGGCATGAACATTCCTGCAATCCATTTGGATAAAGGCGCTCCAGGCATTAGAATAAAGGTTGTTATTGTCCAGCTTATAATGGCTGCAATGGATATAACAAATATAACAGCGCAGCCCATGCCAAAGGCAGTGTCAATGCGGCGGGAAACACCAATAAAAGGGCAGATACCTACAAAATAGTACAGCACAAAGTTGTTTATCAGTGCTGCACCTATACCGATCAGGAAAATATCAATTAGATAACTCATTGCTTACCCCCTTGCCTTTCGGCTGCTGTACCAGTTAATTGCACCAAGCAGCAGTCCAAAGGTCAGAAATGCACCTGGAGGCAGTACCATGACAACCCAGTCAGGCCATATTTCAGGAAGGACCCGGATACTGAAAAGCATTCCGGTTCCCAGAATTTCCCTGACTGCTGCAATACTTGAAAGTGCAAGACAGAAACCAATTGACTGGCCGATGGCATCAGCTCCGGCTGCAACAACTCCTTGTTTGGAAGCGCAGACTTCGCAGCGGCATATAATAATGCAGTTTACAATAATAAGAGGAATATAGGGACCAAGTACCTTGCTCATCTGATATACATAGGCGGCCAGAAAACGGTCTGCTATGGTAACAAAGGTGGCAATGGTAAGTGTGAATATCACAATCCGCAGATGAGGCTTGAGAAGATTGCGGATCAGGCTGACTATCACATTGGCACAAAACAATACAAACATTACGGCAGCAGACATGGTAATGGCTGCCTGAAGGCCGTTGGTTACAGCCAGGGTGGGACAGAGTCCAAGCAGTTGGCGATATACCGGGTTTTCAGGCAGAATCCCCTGGATAAACCTTTCTCCGGCAGTCGGTTGATCAGCCATTATTTACCTCCTTTAGCTTTTTCAGCCAGCGGGCCTTTTATATC from the Desulfonema limicola genome contains:
- a CDS encoding electron transport complex protein RnfA; translation: MSYLIDIFLIGIGAALINNFVLYYFVGICPFIGVSRRIDTAFGMGCAVIFVISIAAIISWTITTFILMPGAPLSKWIAGMFMPAEAAANIDLTILSYIVYIFAISSSVQFVEMYVRKFFPPLYKALGVFLPLITTNCAILFACLVIMSKIVGVDNPADAWDLGRALTLAVGGGVGFTIAIVIMAGIREELDLCDVPKPFQGAAITLIVAGILSLGFMGFTGVDTGLRKAMMPEPAITAQAPAAQDAGK
- the rsxE gene encoding electron transport complex subunit RsxE: MADQPTAGERFIQGILPENPVYRQLLGLCPTLAVTNGLQAAITMSAAVMFVLFCANVIVSLIRNLLKPHLRIVIFTLTIATFVTIADRFLAAYVYQMSKVLGPYIPLIIVNCIIICRCEVCASKQGVVAAGADAIGQSIGFCLALSSIAAVREILGTGMLFSIRVLPEIWPDWVVMVLPPGAFLTFGLLLGAINWYSSRKARG